In Pedobacter sp. W3I1, one DNA window encodes the following:
- a CDS encoding SPOR domain-containing protein produces the protein MKTILTFICCLFLFITAFAQKGEVIVIKDPLIDSLIAKRLQVYKTSGEVKPGKPIVSAYGYRVQIFYGSDRREVFNEQARFKGLYPKLNTYLVYKEPNYYVRVGDFRTRLEAQRLINELRPNFPTLFIFREKINAPSLDTTTTNDQK, from the coding sequence ATGAAAACAATATTAACTTTTATATGCTGTTTGTTCCTTTTTATCACTGCTTTCGCGCAAAAAGGAGAGGTAATCGTTATAAAAGACCCTTTAATTGATAGTTTAATTGCCAAACGGTTACAAGTTTATAAAACTTCTGGCGAGGTAAAACCTGGTAAACCGATTGTTTCGGCCTATGGTTACCGGGTGCAGATCTTTTATGGCTCCGACCGGCGCGAAGTTTTTAACGAACAGGCCAGGTTTAAGGGGCTTTATCCTAAATTAAATACTTACCTCGTTTATAAAGAACCCAACTATTATGTTCGGGTTGGCGATTTTAGAACACGGCTGGAAGCGCAGCGCCTCATCAATGAGCTTAGACCAAATTTCCCCACACTGTTTATTTTTAGGGAAAAAATTAATGCACCAAGTTTAGATACCACAACAACCAATGATCAAAAATAA
- a CDS encoding type II toxin-antitoxin system VapC family toxin, translating to MGVNYLWDTNTVIYFLQRQFTPSAEKFIDNIISTSQPAISAVTEIELLCWKSASDNDLLTLRNFIKDSYVYELDQDIKDQTAEIRKHYNLKLPDAIIAATAIVNKLTLITRNTKDFDKVPGIKVSNPYEQ from the coding sequence GTGGGAGTAAATTATCTTTGGGATACGAATACAGTTATTTATTTCCTTCAGAGGCAATTTACGCCAAGCGCTGAAAAATTTATTGATAATATTATATCAACTTCTCAACCCGCCATTTCAGCAGTCACAGAAATTGAGCTTCTTTGTTGGAAATCAGCTAGCGATAATGATTTATTAACACTTAGAAACTTTATTAAAGATTCTTATGTGTATGAACTTGATCAAGATATAAAAGATCAAACTGCAGAAATACGAAAACATTACAATCTCAAATTGCCGGATGCGATAATTGCAGCAACAGCGATCGTAAATAAACTTACCCTTATAACAAGAAATACTAAAGACTTTGATAAGGTACCTGGTATAAAGGTTTCTAATCCTTACGAACAGTAA
- a CDS encoding PEGA domain-containing protein produces the protein MKRIFNIAAVSATLLLSSCATIFTGTTQTVQINSNPPAAAIEVDGVKTGVTPMAVTLKKGFTGQTISLKLDGYETKTFQPQTTFNAVSVVNFLFIPGFIVDAATGAMMKYDPKVYEFTLEPKKAN, from the coding sequence ATGAAAAGAATTTTTAACATTGCCGCTGTTTCAGCGACACTGCTGCTATCGAGCTGCGCCACTATTTTTACGGGAACCACCCAAACCGTTCAAATTAACTCAAACCCACCTGCCGCTGCTATCGAAGTAGATGGTGTTAAAACAGGTGTTACACCAATGGCCGTAACGCTAAAGAAAGGGTTTACCGGACAAACCATCAGTTTAAAACTTGATGGTTATGAAACCAAAACATTTCAGCCCCAAACCACATTTAATGCCGTATCTGTAGTAAATTTCTTGTTTATTCCAGGATTTATTGTTGATGCTGCTACAGGAGCAATGATGAAATATGATCCAAAAGTTTACGAATTTACATTGGAACCTAAAAAAGCTAATTAA